tctctctctctctctctctctctctctctctcacacacacacacacacacacacacacacaccaaagcctctcctcgccctccttaCATTCCTCCCCCGACATACGAGTAATCCTCCCCCCTGCCACCCCATTCTCTTACCTCCACACAAACTCCCATAAACTCCTCTCCCTAAAAGTCACCCCTCAGCCCTACATACTCACACCAGTTCCATATCTCCCTTACACCTTTCCCCTCTACCCTTCGTCACCCCCTCCTCACACCCTGCACTCCTTCATTTTCTACCCTTGTATTActccccttcctcgtcttctcacACCTCTTCCTCAACGCCCTCCACCTCCTTAGCATGGTAGATATTTTCAAACGCTtcagcctctcacatcaactcttttcaaaggccgaaaataaaatcagtcgggttctcatgagtgttttaaaCTGTTTTCTCACGTTATGATACAGAGAAATGGCCAAACTaacaccaggggcataaaacagcgcctggaaatgcccgaaactcctacgaaagccttgtcaaatgcgtgctCCTAATATAGTTGAAAGTCTTTAGGTTAGAAAGATGATAGTGCAGATTAAGAGGATATAGTAAGGAGAAGGATTGGAAGTGGTTAGGTAGCCAGTTAAGAATAGGGTCGTAAACGGTTAAAATATGGGAGTAGGATTGATAGAtagttacatacatacatacatacatacataaatagagagacagatagatagatagatagaatatggCTGAGTGGCAGCTTGCTGgggccacattcaccgcgtgatggacgacgcgggtttgaatccccacgctaccacctcggatttttcagtcaccgccgagtggcttaaaactacccacatgctgtcctgaagaccacccatcaacccggactctagaggaaaccgtccaagtgaatcaagaacgagttccggggggcagcatgagccaagagaagatggcgccactataaacacttgcctgcgccatgacgggctggggccgagaaaagaaaagaaaagcctcctggcgctataggcgtacacgtaaaaaaaacaaaaaacatcccTCTACGCCCCACAAACCCACCTTCAGTATCCTTGAGAGGCCGAAGTCCGCCACCTTGACATTTCCGTTCTTCCCTACCAACACGTTCCTCGCAGCCAGGTCGCGATGCACATAGTTCTTAGTCTCCAGGAACTCCATACCCGCCGCCACCTCTGCCCCAATCGTCACCTTGTCAATGAGGGGCCGGTTCTCGCCTGGCCAAGGGAGAGGAGAGTTGTTAGTGGCTTGTTAGGTAGTTAGGATCGTTAAGGATAATCTCGGGGGGTAGAGGTCGGGTTGTTAGTGGGTTGTTAAGTAGTTAGGGTAGTTAAGGTAGCCAAGGGAGAAGATGATGGTTGTTAGAGCTCGTTAGGTAGTTAGGGTGGTTAAGGATAATCAAGAGGGATGAGGCGGGGTTTGTTAGTGGGTTGTTAAGTAGTTAGGGTAGTTAAAGATACTCAAAGGGGAAAGAGGCCGAGTTGTTAGTAGATTGTTAGGTAGTTAGAATAGTTAAGGTAGCCAGTGGAGAAGAGGATGTTTGTTAGTGCTCGTTAGGTAGTTAGGGTAGTTAAGGATaatcaagggaggaagaggcggtggttgTTAGTGGATTGTTGGGTAGTTAGGATATTTATGGTAgccaagggaggagaggatggttgTTAGTGCTCGTTAGGTAGTTAGGGTCGTTAAGGATACTCAAAGGGGAAAGAGGCCGAGTTGTTAGTAGATTGTTAGGTAGTTAGAATAGTTAAGGTAGCCAGTGGAGAAGAGGATGTTTGTTAGTGCTCGTTAGGTAGTTAGGGTGGTTAAAGATAATCAAGGGGGGAAGATGTCGGGTTGTTAGTGGATTGTTAAGTAGTTAGAGTAGTTAAGGTAgccaagggaggagaggatggttgTTAGTGCTCGTTAGGTAGTTAGGGTAGTTAAAGAAGAGGCGGAGTTGTTAGTGGGTTGTTAGGTAGTTAGGGTAGTTAAGATAGccaagggaggagagaatggttTTTATTGCTCATTAGGTAGTTAGGGTAGCTAAGGAAGAGGCGGAGTTGTTAGTGGGTTGTTAGGTAGTTAGGGTAGTTTAAGTATAGTcagtttcattccgtctgtccaccaacaaagcgggaattttgatggttgtggcacctgtgcatttctagttcgtgaatacgtgaaaatcaattgTTGTGATATACatgcaagcttatttttcaataatatgtttgaatatttatgtgtacaataaacaactcagtcgtttgcatcaataatctaacatacaagcacaggaAAAGGCAAACTTATCAtataacatagtcacatcatgctcgaacgatctattgtttttcaaattcattgattgatagcttatTTCAGGTAttttaaaagacatctggctctgcacgTACAAATACAGGGTATCGTAATAAttatttactgcatgtaaataacgattaataattgaaataacataaaatagtaagtaataactgttgaatgcaatgctagctatttcgaatattaggctgcccatattatttacatgcaacacatcaaaattccttatgtatagacacttgtagagtcggatgtcactttatgtatgaaatatgagtatctgaaaggctacaAATCGTTCGAGtgtgatcagactatactgtttgatatacaagctgTTCATTCTTGTGcttgtatagatagatagatagatagatagatagagagagagagagagagagagagagaggtggataaaCAAACACATAGAGAGCGGTTGATTGAAAGgtggagacaaacagacaggcggaTAGACAGTTATCATCACCTCAATATATATACCGTTCTGTACACGTCacacaccagcacacacacacacacacacacacacacacacacacacacacacacacaatacacaattctttttttttttcacagcaccACTCAAACCCTCCCCCTCAACCCCacatcctctcctcacccccttcctcccccacaacccctccccttcaaccccacactctctctccacccccccaccccattctaccccttcccttaacttaaccCCTTCCTCTAATAACACTACTTCAGGCTAACCTCACACAACCCCTCCCCTCAATCCCACACTGTCTCTCCACCCCCCTCACACCCCTTCAACCCCTCCCTTAACCCCTTCCTCTAATAACACTACTTCGggctaacacaacacaacacacattcCCACAGCCTCCCCATACAATCCAACCCCTTAACCCTCCTCACTTAACCCCTTTTTTTCCAACTCCATCATACAAGATACAACTCCTCACAACACAATCTTCACCGTATAAGCGTTCCATCATTTAAGTTTCTTCAACCCCCTTCAGCCTCCCTATAACAGACGACACAAAAATGGGtagctcggttctcactgacgaagacaggcaaagccttcaagaggatttACATAAAATTTccgcttggtcggatagatgggagatgccctttaacgtagacaagtgccaggtccttcaagttgggacaagaaataagaagttcgattacgaaatgcgcggcgttaaactcaaaagcgttcaattcgtcaaggacctgggggtcaaaatcgcgtcaaacctcaaattctcacaacaatgcatcgatgcagcaaataaagcgaacagaatgttgggcttcattaaaagaaactttttattcaaacataaaataaaaaaaaaatacttccgctctacaatagtttagtcagaccccacttggaatatgcggtacagttttggtctccccaccatgcaaaggacattggtaaattagaaggtgttcagtgtcgggcaacaaaaatgatcccttctttgcgcaacaaaccctacgaagagaggctttccaccctttacatgttctctcttgagaaacgtcgcctccgaggaaatcTGATAgaatgctttaaaatacttaatggctttacgaatgtggactagtcaaaattgtttatgatcgatgacactttgcgaacgaggaacaatggcataaaacttacaaatgtagacaagtaaattcagactgcaccctCATAggccttccctcctgcctacgacttgaacgccccgcaaccctcttcccctcccactcaCGCGCCCGCTCACTCACGCCTCAGATAGTCGAGCAGGGAGCCGTTGTGCATGAGCTCCGTGATGATGTAGAACGGCTCCTCCTGCGTGCACACGGCGTAGAGCTGCAGGAGGCGCGGGTGGCGGAGGTTCTTCAGGATCTGCGCCTCCTCCAAGAACTCCTGTTGCTTCATCTTAcctgtgggagggaggaaaggtgttaggtagagagtgtgtgtggtggtggtggtaggaggtggagaagaaagaagaggtggtggtggaggaggaggagatggaggaaaaggaagtggaaaaggaggaggagttgcagtagtagtagtagtagtagtagtagtagtagtagtagtagtacagaagCAACACTTAGCGagcttttattattgttgtttccgTTATTTAATTTtgctacctaatctaacctaaccaaactattcACCACAGCATCTTACCACACCTGTCTTTTCAccacctacagacagacagacgaagggtCACTTTAGAAACAGCAAACGTCTCACACTCACCCGGCCTCAGCGTCTTCACAGCCACGGGCACGGTCTTGTTCCAGCGGCCCTGATACACCTCCCCGAACTGCCCCGAGCCCAGCAGCCGCCCCAGCTCCACCTGCTCCTTCGGGATCTCCCACACGTCCCAGGTATCGTGCGAGAGCCCCCTTGTCTCGGGCGTATCCACCTGTAGATGTTGATTAAGGTAGAGGGGTGTTGAGGTGTGCTGGGTTTTGAGTACCAAGGAGTCTAGAGTCATTAGTGGACATGATGTTGATTAAGGTAGAGGCGTGTGGAGGTGTGCTGGGTTTTGAGTACCAAGGAGTCTAGATTCATTAGTGGACATGATGGGCACGGTGCTTTGGTTGAGACCATAGAGTtatataccatcaccaccactatcatcaccatcaccaagttaagttaggttaggttaggttgtgtgtcAGGGggaggtataaaaaaaaagattatgagAAGAGGAGGTTCTAGGACGGTTGAAGGGGGTTGAAGGAGGTTAAATAatggaaccaccaccaccaccatcaaaaccaccaccaaggAGTGTGGGAAAGTGGGCttcccaagatggctgccgcgccagggtagcgtgcctcacccgccgccaatCCCACAACACGGGAGTGCGCGCTCTACGTATTTAACTCGTGGTTGAGACCCAGAAAGGTAAAGAGCCGTATTCTCAGACATTTTCGACTCCTACAATAAATACTACCAAAGGATGATTAAAATGACCCCTGTATTGTGAAAATCTGTATGTATGAACTTCAAAATAAGAGTGCGATGCCAAATACGAACCCACAAAATAGAGGAGTTTCAGGGATCGAGAAATCTGCCCCGTgaccagcgttgtcaaattatcgtacgcATCGCATTGCactttcgtagtttctgaccgataattatagcaaaagaaacaaacaaacatcaatgaataacagtttCAACGCTAACTTTAAATTTCtattgttatttgtatatgtacgagagtttgaggcttgaAAATGATGAATACGATGTggcgagtacgataatctggcaacgctaccCGTGACTCTGGTATCCACTCACGGAGACGCAGGGTGTGTCGAGCCTGGTGCAGAGACCGTCATTGTGTTGACTGTAGTACGCCACCAGGTCATGCAGGGAGTCGAAGGGCTTGCGTCTCGTGATGAAGAACCCCCCGTGATCCATTATGCGGATCCGGTAGTGGTTGACGGTGTTCATGGCCCGGACTGCGGTGGAATGGTTAAGTGGAGAAATTGACTTCAGACGTGTGGACTTTCAGTGGAAATATGAGGCGTGTAGCGACGGAAGGGATTAGTTACCATTACATTATGACGCCCGTGAACCCCTCCGTCATTCTCGTACACTAATTGCGAAATGATGTGCGATTGATTCTAAaggtcgcccaagaacacctatttgacaaggctttcgtacgagttgagggcatttccaggggtgtagttttatgaccctggtgggagtctgacccttctcctgtaccatgaacctaaaaaaacactcattagagcccgattgatcccctccttGACAataagaaatagctgatatgagaagcgaaagtcttataatacctaACTGTGAAATATGAGATAGGAAAACTTTACTTGTCTAACTGCGAAATGGTGAGGTTGTGTAATTGATTTTAAACGTGTAGATATTCAGTGCATGGAAATATGAGACTGGACAACCTTACGCATGACCAGAACTGCGAAATGATGATAAAGCTGTGCCGTCATTTCAAACGCGTAGAATTTTAATAGAAAACGATCAGAACTTCGTCAGACCTTTTCAAATAGTTCGTTGAGGCGTTggattccgcgggtcctttcctcccctctgctctcccACACATTCCCAACACAAATTTGTTCCTCTCATGTGTTACCTATAGCGGATATATGAAAGGtagagataggtgttggggctgtgtggcagagcatagggaaggaaaggacccgCGAAAGTCAACATATCAACGGACTTAATGAAATAATTTGACGAGATTTTAGATATATtccggatttatttatttatttatttattttttgcagcagagaaacagctcaagggcgtaaaaaaaattaaaaaaagcccgctacttactgctccaaatCGCGGTGGAATGATGAAGATGTGCATTAATTTATAAACGCGAAGACAGTTAGTAGAAGTATGACACTGAAAAACTATACCCATATCCTGAACTGCGATGTAATGAAGTTTTACAATTGATGATAAACGTAAAAATATGATCATAGGAAAACtgctgaatgatgatgatgaagtgcaATTAAATAGAAACGTGTGGACATTCAATGCAGGTATGATATTGGGAAACGTTAGTCTAGCCCCGAATTACGAAATGATTCAGCTGATTGCAATTGATTCACTTGATAGATACGACACCGGATAACCTTATACGTATATCCCGAACTGCGGTGTAATGAAGTTATGCAAATGGTTCGAAACGTGTTGACATCAAGTAGAAATGTGGCGTTGGGAATTTTTACTCATGTCCCAAACTGTGGTGATATACTTAAGTTGTGCAATTAGAGGAGTTCTGGCCCTCGAAAAAAATGCCAGATTATTTGGAAAGCATAATTTGGTACAGAAAAGtgggtctactataaaaaaaaaaaattttgcttATCCCAGTGAAATTTaaaacaaagttatgaatattgaGAACATTATTCTTCAATTATCTTTGACACATGTGGTATTATGATaaatacctttctctctctcaggaaaacgTAACAGTCCtcatgaaaataagtaaataaaacaaattaatatCTTTGGGAATTCtctataatatttttttggggtggggtggggcggaGGAGTTTTGCGGGCtacttttcgttatttttttctcgttgaCCCTTGATTGCTTTCCCTGATgtaaaataaaatcaaataaataagacTCACCCGAGAGGGAATATTCGTTCTTCCTCGACTCAGAGTTCCGGATGAGGAAGGAGCCGTGTTCGTTGGCGTTCGAGAGCAGCCGCCGCTCACACTCCCCGCGGGCGATGTCACCGAAGTACCatctggagggagagagaacgataggtagatagaatgctacgttgccagattatcgtactcagcctcctatgattgccaatttccgaccccaaaactgcctcctcgaccccaataactgccttcatatatagttgtcgttaaaatggttaattattggtacgtttttggcaatagttatttGTATGGCTCAAAAACCGGTGaatatacgaggctctgagtacgacaatctggcaatggtgatagatagatagatagataggtaggggaGGGGCTGGTGGGAGCACTAGCCAATGACACACACCAACTGAGGAAAAGGGGCGGGGCTTGTGTGCCAAATGAGCCTGAACAGCGTGTAACTTACGGCTCCGCTTCGATGCTCCTCAGTTTGGCCACGAAGTCGAGGGGGATGTAACCTTCGAGTCCCGTAGCGTGATTCCGAGCGTAGAGCCACCCCGATCCTGCCCTCGCCTCCTTCAGGAcctgtgtgagggagggaaggaaaagagtctgggattaagaagggaaggaaaaaaggaaggagtatgtgaaaaaggaggaaaagggaaatgggattgaggagagggaaggaaagatggaccaggaggaagaaaggaagggatgagacgggaggaagaaaggaaggaaggaaggcaaggaaagattaaggaggcaaggagagaaggaagaagggaaacaagagattaataagaagggaaagaaatgcaggaaagaaagaaagaaagaaatgtatagggaagaagggatgatacactggaaggaaggaaggatggagtgtcaggaagaaaaggaagctatAGTattgagaagggaagaaagggaggaagagggaggaaggactatgagaaaaaggagagaaaggaagggatgggttgAGAAGGGGCATGAAGGGAAGGAGTgcatgagaaagaagggaaagaaaggcaggattaagaaaggaaggaaggaattaggatatgagaaaaaagaaaggaaaaggagagaaagggagatggaataaaaggggaagaaagaaagaagggagggaaggaaggaagaaggaaaagaaaggaaggaaggaatgagaatgagagaaaagaaagaaggggaaaaagagggaaagggagatgaattaagaggagaagaaaggaaggagggaaggaaggaaggaaggagtgaatgagaaagaagggaaaggcaggattaagaaaggaaggaaggaatgagaatgagagaaaataaagaaaggagaaatgagggaaagggagatggattaagaggggaagaaaggagtgggtatagaagaaaggaagaagggaagaaaggagggcgtaagtgataaaggaaagagaggaaggtaggatgaagaaaagggaagaatgaaggaaaataagaaatagaggaaagaaatgtatagaagatgaggaataaaaagaaacaaatagaaaatcATATACGTTCCTTCtgtttccgctctctctctctctctctctctctctctctctctctctctctctctctctctctcttcttctctctttcttcatctcctctttttcctcctcttcaatttttcctgtttcttttccagtcttcttatctttcttctcattttattctcgttccttctttcctcctcctcctcctcctcctcctctcttctcctctctttcctcttcatcctctctttctcctcctcttcaatttttccttctctttctttccagtcttcttttttttctctttatattgttttaggtctttctttcctcctccttctcctccccataccccccctcctcctcctcctcctcctccttctctcttttcctctctttctcctccttttcaatttttccttctctttctttccagttttctccttatctttctcctccttatattttttaggtcattctttcctcctcctcctcctcctcttcctcctcctgctcctcctcctcctcctcctcttcctcctcctcctcctccttctctcttttcctctctttcctcttcatctcctctttctcctcctcttcaattttccctgctctttcttccccccttcttattttgcttcttattttttctcgttccttctttcctcctcctccttcttctctctttccctgctctttcttccccccttcttattttgcttcttattttttctcgttccttctttcctcctcctcctcctcctcctcctccttctgcgccTCCTTCACCGTGCCTACCTCCAGCTGCTCGCCCTTCCTGAAGCTGAGGTCCTCGTCGGTGCGCCCCTCGTAGTCGTACATAGCCACCATCATCGCGCCGTCCAGCAGACTCTCCTTTGGCGTGCCCCAGGGCGTGTTGCTGCCGGAGGACACAAAACATAAAAGCCGTACTCTCAAATATCTCCCGGGGGCGCATTTCCTATGACGCATTTCCTATCCGCGTCACATCGACAACTTTAGCACTGTTTAGAGAAGTGGTATTTCGTGCGGAGATAAGCATATCTCCTTCACACAACACTGATCACAGGACACGATTCACATTTCCTACACCAAGAATAGTAGCGTGTCGCGAGATGCCAGTTATAATTATTCCCAGCATCACGAAAATCAGCGAGTTCGAATCAAGTCGTGTTTGACTCAATTTTTAACCATGAGTCTACATAGGGAGAGATATCCAGTTCACATTCAGACGAGTTGAGttaaaaaagagaaatcagtttcgggaggagaggtgtcctgataccgtaGGGGATACGCTGGGTACTCAGTGTTTGTGTAGGAAAAATCAACTATTTGTAGGAAATGTATCAATACACCAATTTTTATAGTTTTGTAGGAGATACGACCACGCCTCGCATCAGCTCGCCTGTATTAAAagcctcgtagaagttgctgggcttttcatggactgtttcgtaatttttgtgatagttttacacgacctctgcacgggaaaatcacccatgaaaacccggttactcTTCTTTGTGGACTTGGAAAATACTAAGTCTaaatacaccaagtcaagtcatacgcaggtttgtgggaggagacacggccgaggcgtggtttatgcgtgacactgcttggagccaaactagagaatgtagaaacagggatttagagaaaacgaagaaaggcggactaatataaatcaatcacttcaacatgccctccctcacaccccacaccgccgtttgtagtcattgaaattacagtcacgcaatagcacaataaaaagacatattttttcgtcagtggcttgcctgaacgcgctgtgaaagaaggtgagaacgcacatccagagtgcacatacgacCCCAACTTTAGTCCCCCCTGaactggcattttttttttttctttagctccaagtgacgtcatcccattgctccgccccaaaaccgcctcctgcgcgtaccggtcgtagttttgaagcagagtgacttgacttggtatgtaTAGACTTAGGGAAAATAGTCGCAATGGGAGTCCGACGGCccttattctcaaacacttcggcgcccaagcacatacatttgactaggctttgtCGAATTatcactggggtcataaaactacccgtggagatGCTAACACAACAAAAAGCCTtgtcaatttttattttttttatttttttttattttttttatttttttacgtt
This DNA window, taken from Eriocheir sinensis breed Jianghai 21 chromosome 53, ASM2467909v1, whole genome shotgun sequence, encodes the following:
- the LOC126983227 gene encoding tyrosine-protein kinase SRK2-like isoform X1; the protein is MFSWLMNKIKGDEEQQQQQKEQKRRNSTIGRKKSIIEEPKLPRSNSSEPQLVRSNSTQEDWKVSTTPLTTPVVSRHRAGTQCSDNTPWGTPKESLLDGAMMVAMYDYEGRTDEDLSFRKGEQLEVLKEARAGSGWLYARNHATGLEGYIPLDFVAKLRSIEAEPWYFGDIARGECERRLLSNANEHGSFLIRNSESRKNEYSLSVRAMNTVNHYRIRIMDHGGFFITRRKPFDSLHDLVAYYSQHNDGLCTRLDTPCVSVDTPETRGLSHDTWDVWEIPKEQVELGRLLGSGQFGEVYQGRWNKTVPVAVKTLRPGKMKQQEFLEEAQILKNLRHPRLLQLYAVCTQEEPFYIITELMHNGSLLDYLRRENRPLIDKVTIGAEVAAGMEFLETKNYVHRDLAARNVLVGKNGNVKVADFGLSRILKEDEYTAAEGARFPIKWTAPEALRHNKFTTKSDVWSFGVLLMEVVTSGMIPYPELSNVEVIQALETGYRMPQPKGCPTKLYNMMLECWAKKPSSRPSFEDLRWQLDDFFSIEESDYKDFG
- the LOC126983227 gene encoding tyrosine-protein kinase Src42A-like isoform X2 — translated: MMVAMYDYEGRTDEDLSFRKGEQLEVLKEARAGSGWLYARNHATGLEGYIPLDFVAKLRSIEAEPWYFGDIARGECERRLLSNANEHGSFLIRNSESRKNEYSLSVRAMNTVNHYRIRIMDHGGFFITRRKPFDSLHDLVAYYSQHNDGLCTRLDTPCVSVDTPETRGLSHDTWDVWEIPKEQVELGRLLGSGQFGEVYQGRWNKTVPVAVKTLRPGKMKQQEFLEEAQILKNLRHPRLLQLYAVCTQEEPFYIITELMHNGSLLDYLRRENRPLIDKVTIGAEVAAGMEFLETKNYVHRDLAARNVLVGKNGNVKVADFGLSRILKEDEYTAAEGARFPIKWTAPEALRHNKFTTKSDVWSFGVLLMEVVTSGMIPYPELSNVEVIQALETGYRMPQPKGCPTKLYNMMLECWAKKPSSRPSFEDLRWQLDDFFSIEESDYKDFG